A window of Thioalbus denitrificans genomic DNA:
GGCGTGTCCGGAGGGGGAACGCAGATCACCATCGCCCCGAGGTTCGAGATCAAGGCCATGGACTCCAAGGATGTACTGCGTACCGTGGCGCCCGTCTCCCAGGAGCTGGCCGTTATGACCATGCGCGAGATCGAGGGATTGAACCTGGGCAGGAGCGGCCGCTGACATGGGAACATTCGTCGACAGGCTGTTTCCTGTTGAGCGGTTGATCTGGCAGGAGATGCGCGGGGGGATCCTGCCTCCGCCGGTATCTTCGGCAGGTAACGGCAGCCTGGTGCAGCAGCGTTTGAGCACCACCGACGAGGGCCAGTATCGGGTTACGTTTCCGCCCCAGGTGCGCAAGTGGTCAGACTGGGTGGCTATCTACGAGTTCAGTCTCGGCGTCGGCGGACGGCGTGACAGTTTCCGGCTGCGTGATCCGCGAACCTATTTCAATAAACGCGCCGGCCAGGCGCTCGGTGCGGGTGATGGGGTTACGCAGGCCTACCAGCTGGTAGCGTCCTTCGGTGACGATTACACCCACCGCATCACCAAGCCGGTCGATGGGACGGTTGCCATCTACATCGGCCAGGCCGGCAGTCCGGTGGCGCAGACCAGCCGCTGGAGCGTCGGCCTGTTGAGCGGCGAGGTATCGTTCGATTCCGATCTCGCCGGCACGGTGACAGGCGCAACGTCGGCCTCGCCGTGCGTGCTCGAGATTACGGGGCACGGGCTTACCACAGGCGACACTGTCCATCTGGGTGCGTTCACAGGAACGGGGTGGTCGGGGCTCAACGACCGCCGCGAAATAGTGGCCGTTGTCGACGCCAACCACATCAGCATCCCGGTTGATTCCTCGGCCTTCCCTGCATACAGCGCCAATGACGGCACCACACATACCCTGCCGCAGGCGGGGGAGATCATAACGGCAGACCTTGAGTGGGAATTCCAGGTCTGCCTATCCAGCCGCATCGAGCCGCCGTCCGACGCAGTGGTGGGCCGAATTGTGCGTCTCGGAGAGGTGGTCTTCGAGGAGGTGGACGAGTGAGGCCGATCTCAGCGGCACGTCAGACTGAGCTGGAAGCTGGCCGCGCCTGTCGCGCGGTGCGTTTTCACCTGCGCGATGGTACGGCCTTCGGTGTCTGCAATCATACCCGGCCACTTACCATTGACGGGGTGGTATATGAGCCCGCATCCGGCGATTGGCGTGCGCCGTTGCGTAGCTATATCGACACCGCTGTCGACAACCTGCAGCTCTCTGGAGGCTGGGGGGACTACAACGAGCAATCACTGATCGAAGGCCTTTTCAACGAGTGCTACATCGTCGCGGGCATCGCCTTCTGGAAGCTCTCGCCGCCTGAGTTCATGACCACCTTCCGCGGCGACATGGGCAAGCTGCAGTGGAGCCGTGACGGGTTCCAATTCCAGGCCGAAGACATCATGCAGAAGCTCAGCCGCCCGCTCGGTCGCACGGCCGGGCCGGACTGCCAAGTGGAGCTCGGCTCGACCGGCGTCGGCCAGTGCAACGTGGACCTCTCGCTCTACGAAGTGAGCGGCACGGTCACAGCCGTTGACGGCAGCCATCCGCGCGTGACCTTCACCGACTCCGGCCTGACGCAGACCGTGCCCTACTGGACCGACGGGCTCATCACCTGGGACACCGGCGACAACGCCGGGCTCTCCTACACCGTGGAGGCCCATGCCGCCGGCGGCGAGCTGACCCTGCAGCTGCCGGCCCGCCGCGCCATCAGCATTGGCGACACCTTCACCATCACGCCCGGGTGCGACCACACCGACGGCGCCGGCGGCTGCGACAAGTTCGGTAACCGGCCCAACTACCAGGGCCTGCCCTTCGTGCGGCCCGAGACGCAGATCGCGGGGGAGAGCTGATGTCGCACATCATCGCCACCGCCCGCCGCGAGCGCATCCTCACCGAGGCCGTCACTTGGGCGGGCACGCCCTACCGCTCGCGACACTACCCGGTCAAGGGCCCGACCGGCGGCTGCGACTGCGCCAGCTACATCCTCGGCGTGGCCATGGGCGCCGGGCTGGTGCCGGAGGGCACGCCGCTGCCCACCTACAGCGCCGACCGGCACCTGCACCAGTCAGACGAGCGCTACCGGGAGGAGCTCCGCGCCCTCGGCTGCACCGAGATCCCCGTCGAGCAGGCGAACCCGGGCGACGTGCTGCTGTTCGTCGTCCTCGGCCGCCGGCCCGCCTCCCACACCGCCATCCTCCTGCACGGCCTGCGCATGGCCCACGCCTACGAGACCACCGGCAAGGTCAGCATCAACGGCATCGACGCAGGCTGGCAGCGCCGCCTGCGCTTCGCCTTCCGCCTGCCCGGGGTGCCCGAGTGAGCGGCTCCATCGGACAGCTCGCCGGCGGCCTGGTCGGCGCATGGGTCGGATCGTTCTTCGGCATGCCGTCGCTGGGTTTCTCCATCGGCAGTTCCCTGTTTGCCTCCGGCCAGACCATCAAGGCCGACCCGGGAGACCTCTCCTACAGCGTCAGCGGCTACGGCAAGTTCATGGGGTGGGGTTACGGCACCTACCCTGTCGATGCGCCGTTCGCCGTGTGGGCGTCAAACTTCCACGCCCACAAAAAGACCACCAGCAGCGGCGGCAAGGGCGGCGGCGGGGTCAGCCAGGAATACTACGAGTACAGCATCGATATCGCCTTCTACTTGCGCGACTGCACCGACGGCAATCCCATCAGCGGCGTGCGCCGAATCTGGAACCTCACCACGGGCGAGCTGATCTATGACGTGGGCACCGGTGCCGACGCCGCCACGCTCATCCAGAGCCGCAAGATAGCCGACAACATCCAGGTGCTGACCGGAACGAGCGACCAGGACCCGCCGGCGCTCATCGAGGCCGCAGAGGGCTGGTCGCCCGGCTACCGCGGGCACGCGCTGTGCATCATGGAGAAGCTCAAGTGCGGCGCCACCAAACAGGTGCCGCTGCTGCGCTTTGAGATCGCCGCCAGCGCCTCCACCCCGCCGCACCGGTTGACCGGGTTCAATCCCGGCAACGTGACGCTGCAGTGGCGTAACATGAGCATCGAGGAGGACAACGGCACCGTCCTGGCCGTCGGCAGCGAGAACGAGCTCATCGACGGCAGCGGGTACTGGCGCGACGTGTTCCGCTCCCGCTACGACCTCGACGGCAATCTCCTGAGCAAGGAGATCAAGACCGTCGACGCCGGGCCGTATACGAGTGTCGATGCGACGTTCATCCCCGTGCGCAACAGTCCGGGTCTGTGGATCGAGACCAACTGGTTCACCTATTTCTACTGGAGCAGCTGGGAAAACCCGACCGCCTATGCCGCCGAGGATCGGGTCTATCTTCCTGCCGGTGTCACCCTGCCGGCGGGCGCCGCATTGTTCGCCGTCAACGGCGCCGTCGTCCGCGGACAGTGGATTACCGATGAGGGCTACCGGATCACGAAGTGGCCCTGGGTCGATGACGATACCCGCGAGCGGCGCCCCAGCAGCTACTGGTCGGACTCGGTCACCGTCATCGCTGGCACGGGCACGTCCACGCTTTACCGGATGATGCCGAGCCATGACGGGGCCAGTCTGTACCTGTTCTACTCCAGCCCGACGGCCGCCGTCGTCTATCAGATCGATGTGGATACACTGGCCACCGTTGACCAATGGGCCATCGGCGCCGGCTACGGCAGCAGCCCGGCCAATGCATTCTGGGTCTACGAGGACAAGTTCATCCTGGTGGAGTCCGCCGAAATCCGCCTGTTCACGCTCAACGCCGACGGCACGGCGACCCTGGAAGGGACATACAGCCACGGAGATTACATCAGCTTTCCCCTCTCCATCTGGCCGCTCGCGCCCTACATGATCACCTTGAGCGTGGGCCAGATGTACATGGACGACCTGCTGGCCGCCGGCGCCGATACGCTGCCGGCCGTGCTGGGCGACCTGGTGGAACGCGCCGGCGTGGCGTCTGCCGACCACGACGAGAGCCTGCTGCCGACGACGCCCGTGCGGCTGTCCATCACCAGTCAGCAGGCCGCCCGCGACTGGCTGCTGCAACTGTCCAGCCTGTACCACTACCGCATGCGCACCAGCGCCGGTCAGCTGCAGGTCACGCCCAAGGGCGGTTCCGCCGTGGCCACCATCGAGCAGGCCGACCTCGGCATGCGTCCGGCCAACGGCGGCGCGCCGGTGCTCGACCCGCCCATCACCACCTATGCCGCCCAGGGCATCGCGCTCCCGCGCAGCGTCACCGTGGTGGCCGTTGACCCGGAATCCGACTATGCCCCGGTCCAGCAGACCTACCGCATGCGTAATTTCGGCGAGGGGCAGGATCTCACCCTGCGCACCACCGCCATCCTGACCGCCGACCAGTGCAAGGACATCGCCACGATCTACGCCAAGGAGCCCCACCTGGAGCGCCTGAGCTGGAGCACATCGGTCGGCGTGAAACACGCGAGGTACGAGGCCGGAGACGTGCTCGATCTGCCGCAGGGCCGCGCCTGGCTGCGGCGGGTGGCGGAGTCGGGCGACGGGACCATCGAGTGGGAGCTCCAGGCCGAGGCCGCCAGTGCCTACACCGGCCAGGGTTTGCCCACCGCCAGCCCGCCGGTCCCATCCGGCGGTATCGCGCTCCCGGGCCCCACTCACCTGGCGCTGCTCGACCCGCCCGCGCTGACCGACGCCCATACCGGCGCCGGAATCGTGGTCGCCGCCTGCGGCTATCTCTCCGGCTGGAGCGGCTGCAACCTCTACGTCAGCGATGCGGAGGACGGCGAGAGCTACAGCCTGGTGGCCACCCTCACCGAGGCGGCGGTCATCGGCGTAGCCGAGACGGCGCTGCCCGACCATGCCGCCACGATGTGGGACCGCACCAACTCGGTGGTGGTGCGGCTGGTGGGACCCAACGGCGCGCTGTCCAGCGCCACCGAGGCACAGGTGCGCGCGGGCGGAAATGTCCTGCTGTGGGGCGATGAGGTGGTGGGCGTGGCCGACGTGACCTATCTAGGCTCTCGCCGCTATCAGCTCTCCACCCTGCTGCGCGGCCGGCGCGGCACCGAGTGGGCGACCAGCGGCCACGCCGCCGCGGAGACCGTAGTGCTGCTCGATTCCGCGACCCTACAGCGCATCGACCTGGATGTGAGCCGCATCGGGGCCGGCCGAAAATACAAGGCCGTGAGCTTCGGTAACGGCATCGCCGACGTGCAGCCCGTCAGCTTCACCGCTGCGGGCGTCTCGCTCGAGCCCTGGGCGCCGGTGATGATCCGCGGCAGCCGGGATGCCAGCGGCACCCTGACCGTCCGCTGGCAGCGCCGCGGCCGGTTCGTGCCACGGCCCTTCTGGCGGCCCGGGCTGAGCGACCTGCAGAGCTACGAGGTGGACATCATGAGCGGGTCCACCGTGCTGCGCACACTCACCAGCGCCACCGAGTCGGTGACCTATACCACCGCCCAGATGAGCACCGACGGCGTGACGCCCAACACGCCGGTCAGCGTCAGAGTCTATCAGCTGAGCACCGATGTCGGCCGCGGCTACGCCGGCAGCGCCACGATCTAGGGAGCGGAACATGACCACCGAATATCTGAAACTCACGGAGATGAGCTCGAATCCCCAGGAGCCTGATACCGTCGTCAATACCATCCTGCGCGAGATCGAGAGCCGCTTCCACGTCAAGAGCCGCACCAACGGCGGGCCGCCGGCGAGTCCGGCCAACGGGCACACCTACATCGTCGACAGCGTCACCGGGGCCTGGTCGTATTTCACGCTCGGCCAGATCGCCCGCTACTACTCGTCAACGTGGTACGCCGTCACCCCGGGCGAGGGCTGGAATGTCTGGTGCGACGACGAGGACGTGCTGCTGTCGCATGACGGCACCCGCTGGCGGGAGGCCCCGATCCGAATCGTGGCGATGCAGGATTTCAGCCAGGACCCGGGTACCACCACCGGCCTGACATTCGGCTACCGCGCTGGCCGGGTGCGCAACGACTCGGCGGTCACCGATGTGTCGGCCGGCACCGTCGCGCTCACGGCCAGCGGCACCAATTACGTCGAGCTGACCGGTGCCGGAACGGTGTTGGCCAATACCAGCGCATACACGTCCGGCCGCATCCCGCTTTATACCGTCGTCACCGATGGTAGCGGCATCACGTCTGTCACCGACCGGCGCACCTGGGTCTCGCTGGGCGGCGGAGCTGGTGGCGGCGGCAGCAGCCTGGGCGATTTCGACGAGGACAGCGGCACTACCACCGGCCTGACCTGGGGCTATCAGGCCGGGTCGATCCGTCTGCGCACCACCGTGACCAGTGTGTCGGCCGGCACCGTCGCGCTCACCGACAACAACACCAACTACGTCGAGATTGACTCCGGCGGCACCGTCACGGCCAACACCACCGGCTTCACCGCCGGGAAGATTCCGCTGCGCCAGGTGACCACCGTCAGCGGCAGCCAGACCGCCAGCACCGACCGGCGCGCCTGGATACCGTTCGTCGTCGAGGGGCCGGCAACAGGGACGGACAACGCCTGGCCGCGTCAGGACGGCGCCACCGGCCGGATTCTGCAGGACGGCAAGTGGGTCGAGGCCGACAGCGGCGACGTGACGGCCGGCGGCCACCTCGACATGAACGCCAAGGACCTCAAGCGGCCCATTCTGCGGCGCTGGATCGAGGGGCAGGGAACCGCCACGCTCACGACCGGGACCCTCACGCTCGACTGCACCAACGGGCCGAATTTCGCGGTCACGCTGAACCAGAACGTGACCACCGTCAGCATCACCAACCTGCCCAGTGGCACCGGCTGGATACCGCTGACCATCGAGCTCACCCAGGACGCCACCGGCGGCCGGACGGTCAGCGGATGGCCGTCCGGGACCAAATGGCCCGGCGGCAGCGCGCCGACAATCAGCGCCGCGGCCGCGGCTGTGGACGTGATCGCAGGCTACACTCGGGACGCGGCGACCACCTGGCGGCTGGGCCGCGCATTCGAGGACAGCAAGTAATGCGCTGGCGTCGTGACGAAAGGACTGGGCTGATCCTGCCGCGCGGCACGGATAGCCTGATCCATCACGGTTTGCAGCTCGCCGCCGGCGGAAGCGGCACCGTGATCTACGCCACTTGGGATGCGTCGGCCAAGGGCCCGAACATCACGCTGAGCGGCGGGGACCTCACGGCGACCAAAGGCGGAAGTTCAACATATGAATCTGTCCGCGCGACCAAAGGCAAGCTGTCGGGGAAGTGGTATTGGGAAGTCACGGTCATCAGCGGCAACACATCGCCTTATATCGTGATCGGTATCGGCACCGCATCGCTGCCGACGGCGGCCGCACCCGGTTCGACGGCCACCTCCTACTCATACACGGAAGGTGGGGGGTACAAATATAACAACGGCAGCACGACTGCTTATGGCGCAACCTATGCGACTGGCGACGTGATCCAGGTGGCGCTGGACATGACCGCCGGGAAAATCTGGTGGGGTAAGAACGGCACCTGGCAGGCGTCTGGCGATCCGGCTGCGGGCACGGGGGCAGCATTCACGGGCCTCGCGGGCACCCAGTATCCCGCCGTCGGCCTCTATCGACCGCCTACAGACCCTAGTGCCGTCACCGCGAATTTCGGCGCGTCCGCATTCTCCTACAGCGTCCCGAGTGGCTTCAACGCGGGGGTATATTGACGCGGCGGACCATCCGCCACAGCGCCAGCAGCCGCAGCACCGGCCGCGGCGTCGGCGTGCGCCCCTGCCACCACCATGCCTGAATAAAGTGACCCGTTTCGGACGACAATGTAGCCCAGCCTCGCCCACCCTGCCACAAACAGCAGGGAAGGGACCATGCCTGAACGCCTCGCTCCCCACGTCATCGCGTTCTTCTACGCCCTGGCGGCCATCACCGGCGGGTTGGGTGGCTGCGCCGCGGCCATCCAGCATTCGCTGATCACCCGTAAGTCACTGCGCGTCGGGTTCATCTCGGCCTACGTGGTGCTCGGCATCTTCTCGGCCGGCATCGTGCTCTCCGCCGCGCTCATCGCCGGCATGCATGTCACCGAGCCCCACATCATCGGCGGCGGCCTGCTCACCGGCTTCGCCATCTCCACGATGATGGCCACCGGCAACCTGGCGGCCGTCGTCACGCTGCGCCGCCTGGGTTGGGAGGCGGCCATCACCATCCGCCGCAGCGACGAGGACCGCCGCCACCATGAGGGCGAGGAGGGCCGCACCTGATGGCCAGCCGCCGCCTCGATGACCTGCAGCCCTACGTCGCCGAGATGGCCCGGGAGCTCGTGCGCCTGGCCGATGGGGCGGGGCTGGACCTGCTGATCTACTGCACCCTGCGCAGCGCCGAGGAACAGGCGCGGCTCTTCCGGCGCGGGAGAGCCCTGCGCGAGATCGAGCGCAAGGCCCGGGAGATGGAGGCGCTCGGCCGGTCGGACTTCGCGCGCCTGCTGATGGACGTCGGCCCTCAGTACGGGCCGGGGCCGGTCACATGGGCCGGGCCCGGACAGAGCCTTCACCAGTATGGCGTGGCCCTGGACGCTGTCCCGCTGCGGGACGGCAAGCCGGTCTGGGCGACAGCCGGAGCGGACGGGCGTCCAGACTGGGGACGCCCTGGTGTCGACGGTGAGTTGTGGGACCGCTACGGCGCGCTCGGCGAGCGGGTAGGGTTCGAGTGGTCCGGCCGCTGGAGCCCGCACCACCGGGAGTATCCCCACCTACAGGCGGCCGGTGTCGACTGGCGCGACCTGATCCGGCAGGGGCACAGCGCATGAAGAGTCTATTCGACGAGCTGCTGGTGGCCTGGGCCGCGGGCGTCATCACCTGGGCCGTGGTGCGGACCTTCAGCGCCACCCCCCCGGACATCCCCGGCACCGGCGGCACCGTGGCCGCCCTCGGGGCGGTCATCGGCCTGCTGGGGACGGCCATCGCCCTCTACCGATGGGTCAACCGGCGCCGCGACGATCCAGACGAGGGCAAGCCGTGAACATCCTGTTTGGCCTGCTCGCCAAGGTAGCCCCCAGGTTTGCCCTGCGGGCCGTGGGCTGGTTCACGGGCGGCAGTGGCCAGGCGGTACTGATCACCGCCGTCGTCGGCCTGGTGGCCACCCTGCTGGTGGCTGGCGTGCAGCAGGCCCGGGTGTGGCACGCCCAGGCCGACGCCGCCGAGGCGGACGCCGAGCGCGCCGAGTGGCAGCGCAAGGCCGAGGCCGCAGCGGCGGACCTGGCCGCGCTGGAGGCGCATGTAGGGCGGCAGAACGAGGGGATCCGGCAGGTGGAGCAGCGCGGGCGCGAGGCCGGTCAGGCCGCCGCCGAAGTCCTCCGCCGATCAGCGGAACGCCGGCGCGAGACGGGAACCCCCAGCGGACACGAGGAGATGCAGGCATGGGCGGAATCGCTGCCTGGTCAGCGCTACTGATTGCCGCGCTGCTCGCGGGCTGCGCACAGGCGCCGGAACGGGTGCGCACCGTGGAGGTGCTGGTCCCCACGGTGCCGGAGATCCAGTACCTGCCCGAGGCGCTGCGCGAGCCCTACCAGGTGCAGGCGCCGCCCCCGCGGGCCTTCGTCGCGCCGGCCGACCCGGACGCAAAGTCCGCCCTCACGTCGGAGGGCGAGGCCTGGATCCACGGCCTGGTGACGGACCTCCTGGAGCGGGTGAGAGCCTACGAGAAGGCGCTGGATCGGCTGATGCGGCCGCCCTGAACCGCAACACCACCAGACAGCGAATAAAGAGGGGCGACCGCGCCATGCGCCAACATGGCGCGGCCCCCGAAGCAGTGGCAGGCACTGCAACAGGCAAGGCCCCCCACCCCGTCGACGAGGTAGGTGGAGCCTAGCACAGCGAAAGCCGATTGCAGAGACCGCCGGAAACCACTGCCATGTCCTATCCGTTCATCCCCTGGCTGGGTGGCAAGCGCCGCCTGGCCAAGCAGATCCTTCCCATGTTCCCCGACCACCAGTGCTACGTCGAGCCGTTCGCCGGCGCGGCGGCGTTGTTCTTCATGAAGGAGCCCTCGAAGGTGGAGGTGCTCAACGACGTCAACGGCGACATCGTGAACCTCTACCGCGTGGTCCAGCACCACCTGGAGGAGTTCATCCGCCAGTTCAAGTGGGCCTTGGTCAGCCGGCAGATGTTCAAGTGGCTCCGGGATGTTCCACCGGAGACCCTGACCGACATCCAGCGGGCCGCGCGCTTCTACTACCTGCAGAAGACCTGCTTCGGCGCCCGGCCAACAGGGCGCACTTTCGGCACCGCACCCAGCGCACCGCCGAAGCTGAACCTCCTACGGGTGGAGGAGGAACTCTCCGGGGCACACATCCGCCTCGCCCGTGCCTACATCGAGAGCGAGGACTGGCACGCCTGCATGCGGCGCTACGACCGCCCGCACACGCTGTTCTACATGGACCCGCCCTACTGGAAAACCGAAGGGTACGGAGTGCCGTTCGGGCTCGAGGAGTACGGCCGGATGGCCACGGCCATGCGGGAGCTGAAGGGCCGCGCCATCGTCAGCGTGAACGATATCCCGGAAATGCGGGAGGCCTTCGCCGGGTTTTCAATGCGGGAGGTCAGTCTGCGGCACACCGTTGGCGGGAGCCGATGCACCGTGGAGCGGGGGGAGTTAATTGTCTGCAGCTGGTAGGCCGTTAACTACGGTTCGCATGTTCTTGGCAGAGGATCTGGTTGAGAGTGGCATAAATGTCTTCCAGTTCATGCCTGTCTCTCTGGGCTATCGTTCCGGGCATTGTTTTTTCTGCGTATGAAGTCCGACTGGGCGCCCAATCTCCCCGGTACTTCGGCGCGGGATATCTCCCCTTCCATTGCACAATGGTGGACAATGCATCGAGCAGTTCTTTCTTTTTCTCGTCGAATGAGATGCCACATTCAGAGATATAACCTTTAATATTATGATTATATTTTTTGTTTTTTGACAGGCACTTTGGGTCTCTCCCTACCAGAATTCCTTTTGCCAAGACCTCAACCGCGAGCCCTAACAGAAAATAATATACATTACACATCTCAATATCGACGCTAGTCGTGCCGGCCAACCTTTCCTCTTCATGGAAACCATCCGGGTCATTGAGGAATCGCTGCACCTCCTTTTCGTATATCTCCCAGATGAGATCTGCCCCACGCTTCAAACGCCTGGCCTGCAGCCACCAATAGAACGGGTCCTCTCCCCGCTTGTCGAACTGCTCATCCCACCAATCGTCTGACATCGCCCGTTCCTGTTACGGCCACTGCAGCCCCGAGACATCGAACTCGAACACCCGGTTCCCCTGCTGGAAGAACTGAACCTCGACCGCCACCTTGTCCACTTTCTTGGTGTTGGCGACGAAGCGGTCATGGTTCCGGATGAAGAGGGTGGTGGGGTCGAAGTCTGCAGGTTCTGCCGCGCTGTATTTGACCGGCTTCCCTTCCCCAAACCGGACCGTCAGTTCGCAGCCGTCGTACTCGCACAGCAGCTGCCCGTTCTCTACGGACAGGATTACATCCTTCCCGTATTCAGGATGTTTCCTGAGCAGCAAGGTCGCCCGCTGGGCCCCTTGATACGGGAACTTCAGGTTGATTTCGTTGAGTGACTTCACCACGGCGCTTTTGATTGTGCCGCGCCCCATCTTGTCCTCACGGTCGAAGTAGCTCCACTTCAGGCCCAGGCGCCGCTGCTCGGCCTCCTGGCGGGCCTTTGCCTCCGCCTCGCGCTGCTTGACTATCTCCGCCCGCTGCTCCGGCGTCATGGCCTGAAATCGCCGCTGCTCCTCCTGCTGTTGTGCACGCTCCTCGGCGACCCGGGCCTTGCGATCCTTCTCCTCCATGTAACCGCCGAACGCGATGAGCACGATCAGCGCAAGCAACATCAGACCAAGAAGCCCGCCACATCCGATTCGTCCCTTCTGCCTGGCCATTCAGGGCCTCCCTTTAGTCGTCCAGCAGCAGCACCTTCAAATCCAGATTCTCCACCGGCTTGCCGTTGATCGTCATAGCATCCGGCTTCGACTTGTAGGCCGGTGTCGGGTCCTCCCCCAACAGGGTGGCGGGGTCGACGGGATAGTTGCAGTTTGCGGTCATCCGCAGCACGGCGCCCATGCGGTTCTGGGCGTCGAACTTGAGATAGATGGATTTATGGTCCTCCAAGGCGTAGACGTCGCGTTCGATGATGTCGAGGGAGGAGGGGGAGACCAGGGAGTCCTCGAGCAGCGCCTCGCACTGCTTCAGGTGGGGGTCGCCGATGTTCTCGAACCACGCTATCAGGTCGAGCGCCTGCATCGGGTTCGACCGGGCCCAGACCACGAGCCCGCCGAAGAGAAGCCCAACCACGAGGATGCCAATCAGCAGCTTTTTCATCGAGCCTCCCTGCTTCGAGAATTGAGGGTCAGACAGCCAGCTTCACCACCGACAGGACCTGCTCGTAGGGGACCGCATCGTCCCCCTTGTCCATCATGGAACGGTGCAGGTAGCGCACCGTCTCGGAAAACTTCTCCTCGCCCAGCTCGGCCCCAAGCTCGCTCAGCGCCCGGTGCACCTGCCCAGCAACCCGATAAACGGGGTCGGCGCTCGTCTCCAGGCTGTAGATGGCGCCAGGTTCACCAACCATGGCGTCCGTCTGGAATGGGCTGCCCCAGCCATTGAGGATGTAGTCGAGCGAAATACCGTGCTTGCGGCTGTAGGTGAAAAGCACCTGCCACGGGACGCTGTTCCGCTCCTTCCAGCTCGCGATCAGTCGCTTGCTGACCACCAGCGGGTTAGCAAGGTCTGAGTCGTTCTCAACGCCCTCGATCTCTTTCAACCGGTCGAGGACCTCCCGAATCAGGCCGACAACCTCATTCATTGGTGTTGACACCGCATATTGTGGGTGCTATACATACACATAACTTGGGCATCCGACACAGGTTGTGGTGGTCATGACGGTGAACAAACACATTGATTCTACGACAGAAACCGAAGCCGTGCGCCTGCTTCGTTATTACGGATATTCCGTCCGCCAGGTAAGCCAGCACCTCGGCTCCGACCCGACCATCGCCTACAAGGCCCTCGACCGGGAGCGCTGCCACCGGATGCTGCACGGCAACCTGCTGAAGATCCGCAGAGTGGTGGAGGGGATGCTGGCCAGCCGCGGCTGGCGCGGCAAGCCCGCCGAGCTCTGGACCGAGTACGACGACTCCACCCGCAAAGCCGCCTGAGCCAGGGAGGGCCTCACAATGAAGCTGCTGGGCTACATCCGCGTTTCCACCGAGGAGCAGGCCGACCGCGGCCGGAGCCTCCCCATCCAGGACCTGGGCCTGCACCGCTACTGCGACCTGTACGGGCACGACCTGGCGGACGTCATCGTCGACGACGGCGTCTCCGCGGGTATCCCGCTGGAGAAGCGGCCCGGCGGCCGTGAGCTGCTGGAGCGGCTGCGGGACGGCGAGGCCGAAGGGTTCGTCGCTATCGACCTGGAACGCGTCTTCCGCCTGACGGTGGACGGGCTGCAGGTGGCCGCCGAGTTCGACCGGCGCGGCTGGGTGATGGCGTTCGTCGACGACAAGGTGGACACCTCCGACCCGGACGGCATGTTCATCCTGACCATCAAGCTGGCCGCCTGCCAGCGCGACCGCGACAAGATCCGCCAGCGCGCCGTGCGCATATTCAGGGGGCTGCGCGACCAGTCCATGGCCTGGGGGCCGACGCCCTACGGTTGCGTCCGCCAGGGCGAGCGCCTGTTCCGCGACCCCGAGACCTGGGGTGTGCGGGAGGAGATCCTGCGC
This region includes:
- a CDS encoding DUF2793 domain-containing protein, yielding MTTEYLKLTEMSSNPQEPDTVVNTILREIESRFHVKSRTNGGPPASPANGHTYIVDSVTGAWSYFTLGQIARYYSSTWYAVTPGEGWNVWCDDEDVLLSHDGTRWREAPIRIVAMQDFSQDPGTTTGLTFGYRAGRVRNDSAVTDVSAGTVALTASGTNYVELTGAGTVLANTSAYTSGRIPLYTVVTDGSGITSVTDRRTWVSLGGGAGGGGSSLGDFDEDSGTTTGLTWGYQAGSIRLRTTVTSVSAGTVALTDNNTNYVEIDSGGTVTANTTGFTAGKIPLRQVTTVSGSQTASTDRRAWIPFVVEGPATGTDNAWPRQDGATGRILQDGKWVEADSGDVTAGGHLDMNAKDLKRPILRRWIEGQGTATLTTGTLTLDCTNGPNFAVTLNQNVTTVSITNLPSGTGWIPLTIELTQDATGGRTVSGWPSGTKWPGGSAPTISAAAAAVDVIAGYTRDAATTWRLGRAFEDSK
- a CDS encoding SPRY domain-containing protein, with the translated sequence MRWRRDERTGLILPRGTDSLIHHGLQLAAGGSGTVIYATWDASAKGPNITLSGGDLTATKGGSSTYESVRATKGKLSGKWYWEVTVISGNTSPYIVIGIGTASLPTAAAPGSTATSYSYTEGGGYKYNNGSTTAYGATYATGDVIQVALDMTAGKIWWGKNGTWQASGDPAAGTGAAFTGLAGTQYPAVGLYRPPTDPSAVTANFGASAFSYSVPSGFNAGVY
- a CDS encoding M15 family metallopeptidase; its protein translation is MASRRLDDLQPYVAEMARELVRLADGAGLDLLIYCTLRSAEEQARLFRRGRALREIERKAREMEALGRSDFARLLMDVGPQYGPGPVTWAGPGQSLHQYGVALDAVPLRDGKPVWATAGADGRPDWGRPGVDGELWDRYGALGERVGFEWSGRWSPHHREYPHLQAAGVDWRDLIRQGHSA
- a CDS encoding DNA adenine methylase, which encodes MSYPFIPWLGGKRRLAKQILPMFPDHQCYVEPFAGAAALFFMKEPSKVEVLNDVNGDIVNLYRVVQHHLEEFIRQFKWALVSRQMFKWLRDVPPETLTDIQRAARFYYLQKTCFGARPTGRTFGTAPSAPPKLNLLRVEEELSGAHIRLARAYIESEDWHACMRRYDRPHTLFYMDPPYWKTEGYGVPFGLEEYGRMATAMRELKGRAIVSVNDIPEMREAFAGFSMREVSLRHTVGGSRCTVERGELIVCSW
- a CDS encoding helix-turn-helix domain-containing protein, giving the protein MNEVVGLIREVLDRLKEIEGVENDSDLANPLVVSKRLIASWKERNSVPWQVLFTYSRKHGISLDYILNGWGSPFQTDAMVGEPGAIYSLETSADPVYRVAGQVHRALSELGAELGEEKFSETVRYLHRSMMDKGDDAVPYEQVLSVVKLAV
- a CDS encoding recombinase family protein yields the protein MKLLGYIRVSTEEQADRGRSLPIQDLGLHRYCDLYGHDLADVIVDDGVSAGIPLEKRPGGRELLERLRDGEAEGFVAIDLERVFRLTVDGLQVAAEFDRRGWVMAFVDDKVDTSDPDGMFILTIKLAACQRDRDKIRQRAVRIFRGLRDQSMAWGPTPYGCVRQGERLFRDPETWGVREEILRLREHSGLSLRAICTELQSRRIPAPSGGRLWHVSTLRGLIDSHPDLEHIPFLADDNETPVSTVRAVS